tctggctggatcttgtgtacaagtagatgtatgttacaccgtcaattgagtgtcctatgaccgaaactcttcttaaactacatcagagtcagagctacatgtatcactgtcactgcctgtatgtagtagcagggcagtagttgtattaactttttattttgacaatatttttgttcagtttatacaattgtgttcttgttctattccctacagaatgttgagctatccagtattcagcttgccaacacggcctacgtgtaccgtgcatttgcatcattcaattatcaccaatattaagacaaacgggctttgttgacaaactgtatattgtgtttttcagcatgctgtagagagacaccaagaaactgtgtttgatacattgcatagaaatattgaaaaattatcaaaagttgtagctcctgccccattacaaggccaacgtTTTCAACGAAAATtgaatggcattcatacatttttagactttttcgagatttataaagacataaaatatgacaaaacggttctagcttttgtttaattattactaatattagaaccattggacgacatcaaaatgttgggagtcaaaatattttcaggtccccccctataggcagagcaaaactttcaagtccccccctcgactaccccaaaaattttcgaatccccccccctgaattcctccagccccccccctcaccactttttttgaacgcggccttaacACAACCAAGTCACTGCTATCTCATAAAGGAATGTTAAAGAACTGGTCGCCACTGTGCAGAGCGCGCAGAACAAAGGAGGATTTGCAAAATAAGGCGCATTTCATGACATAAAATCCCCACAACAAAAAAGTGTCGTTCACTAGCGGTAGAAGTGTACTTGTTGGTCATTCGAATTGCGTCGAGAATTGCTGTCAGTTTTGTGCGAGTCCTACATTTGAGTGAGAATCGATTAAAGACTCGATCATTTTGTTCGTGTCTtggtacataattttatttgattcATACAGATGGCAAGGGAGAATGTTTTACCGAGGCATTGGCAAACGACTATCGAGGTATGAAATCAACCACTAAGCAAGGTTACACATGTCTTAAATGGACTGAACACTCACATAGTAAGACTCCTGAAGCGTTTCCAAATCGTGGACTTGGCGATCATAATTACTGCCGTAATCCTGATATAGATTCTGGTGGCGCTTGGTGCTACATTTCCGGCGGAAGTAAAACATGGGACTATTGTGACATTGGCCAACCCAAACAGACATGTGGTGAGTATGTTGCCTGTCAACTTACGTCTTCGTGGTGCCTTCAGCTCTGCTGCCTGTTTAGATATCCTCGATGTTTACAATATACATCATTTGTCACCTACTTATCACTTTCTGTGATAAAAACGATGATTTCCAATTTATATAAATAACTATCGTCATATTGACAGCAACTCAGGATGACAGTGTTGTAAGCTCGTGGTATCTATATTTACAAACTCATTATTAGCAGTGCAAGATGAATGCATGTCCTTGAGTgcatctttctttccatttctttCCATTTAAGGTAACAGCTCCTTGAAACTCGAAGCTTTAAGCATTCaacataaagaataaaaatagcaTGGATCATAGCAGAGAGGTTTTTGATCAGAGAAACCAATgactaaaataaatatttcaaagtctAAATGGCTGTAAAATGTGTCAACTCCATGGAAAGTATCAAATGTGCAATTTCATTCTACTCTGCaggtttcaaaatgaataaataaagtaGCAAATAATAATTTCGTTGGAGTGTAAAGTCAGATAATCTGTCTATTTCACGCTATACTGTAGAATGGATGAACCtggttttgaaaatgaaacGTCAGTGCCAACATTGACTCTTGACTTAAATTATTCGAGATGCCAGAGTCGGGACAGGATATCCTCACCGTTGGTAACATGTGTCTTTTATGGATGTCCCTGTTTCCTTTCGTAATTATTTTAACTCTcttgtgttttattttgtcCCCTTTTTTCACTGTTGTTTACGTTTGTGAATTTCAACCATATAATGGCGTGGACTACGATTTTCGACTTTGAAAGAGTGTGTTACCTTGTTTTCCATAACCAAAATAATTGTTACGTGAAAAGCATATGAATGTATAACAATCTTTAGATGTTATGTTTAGCtcattctgaaatattttttttatcttgaaGGTGGGAAGGATGAATGTTACCAAGATTCCAATGGGAATGATTATCGAGGCAAAGTTTCAAAAACCGAAGAGGGCCATATTTGTCAGAAATGGACCTCCCAGACACCACGGAAGCATTCTAGAACCCCTGAAAAGTACCCGAACGGTGGGCTTGGAGATCATAACTACTGCAGAAACCCTGACAATGAAAATGGCCCCTGGTGCTACACGGTCGATGGCCCGCGATGGGGGTACTGTGATGTTGGCAAGCCAGGGGATTGTGGTAGGAAACTTGATAAAATCAAGATACGTCATGTTGTGTCAGCTTTTCTTGCACTTACAATTTGCAGTAACCTTGCTATAACCGTTAAACCATTCTTCAAAATGATGACACAATCTTTCAAGTACAGTCAGGCTCTTTTCATCACCAAGCAGATGTTTAcgttttggtatttttttaaacaactATCTGTTTCTTCAACACTCGTCACAAAGGTTCATTCGCATCAGTTCAGAAAACCTTGATAGATTTAAACACGACATTTTTCTTCACAGAAAAACTTGGCCAAGTATTAGAGGGGAAAATGGTACGTCTTGGGGAAACATCGACGATAGTATTAACGAAACCTTTCTCGGACAGTATATCTGATATTACTGTGTCTTTCTGGGTGAGAAGTTCGGGCAGCAACTCGGCCGTGCCTTTCGCATATTCCTCTCCATCAGCTGAAGACGAATTCAGTGTTCGCAATATTGGCAACATGAAGATGTACGTGCACGGCAACTCTGGAGACTCCTCTCACTGTGGTGCGAACGACGGTTTCTGGCGTCACGTAACTGTAACATGGCAGAGTTCGAGTGGTGGTtggcagtttttcaaagatggcGTTACGATCTCAACTGGAGACAACTTCGAAAAGGGGCATCAACTTGAAGCAGGTGGAATAATGATTATTGGTCGTGGACAAGATAAAGTTAGTGACGCATGGTCTTCTGGCTACATAGAGGGCGAGATAACAAACTTCAATGCCTGGAACAGAAAACTAACGGCAGAGGAAATCCAGAATTTGGCAAAAGCATGTGATGGATCTGTCTCCGGCAATTTGATATCGTGGAACGGAGACGATCTTGGTGTTCAGCTTTCAGCTCCGGGTAGTTTACCGATCGAAAAGGCCGAAACATGCGGTAATGTCTCTTGTTTTCGTTTGTACTTCAATAGTGTCAAAACATACTACCTACACTTTCTTAGTATAAAACAACGCGATTCGCTTTTCTTTGATCGCTTTGATAaaacaaattacacatttaAATTAAGCGCTTTGACTGTATGGGTTACATTACAGAACCAGTGTTGTCTGGCCTGGAGGGAAAAATGATCATGTTTGAAGGTGATTTTACCATCGAGACCTCCACCACCATTCCTAAGCTGACCCAGCTAACTGCATGCTTTTGGTTACAATCAACCTACTCAAATGGAGGATGGTTCACTTACCAAACACAAGGGCAGTACGTGATGGCTTTGTGGTATGATACCGAATTAATGGTGCAGAATGGCGACTGGAAGGGAGTTTCGACCACTGTCAATGACGGCAATTGGCATCACGTGTGTGTCACGTGGAAGTCATCGGGAGGTGAGTGGCAGGTCTTCAAAGATGGCGTCAGAGCTACGAATGGAGTTGGACATGGTGATGGATTCGAACTGGCAGCCGGTGGCAAGTTCATATTGGGTACTTCTAGGCAGTATGAAGTCAAAGGGAACATGGCGTTCTTCAATGTTTGGGACCGCGTGTTGACCAACGAGGAAGTCACTGGTGTTAAGAATGCCTGCGATGGTAACGACGAGGGAAACCTGTTGTCTTGGAAACATGGCGTCATATCTCCTCCTGACCAATACACTACGAATGTCAACTTATGTGCTGATTAGTTCAGGAAAAAATATATGCCATACGTAGGAATAGAAAGTGGCTGGAAACCTAGTTAGTTGATTCATGTGAGCATTAGTGTATATTACGATTAAGCCTGTGACCTCAATCTGACTATTTATTAGACTCATGGTCAGATGGCTTTGTATTTCTTATGAATGTATCTTTTCCTTACTTTAGAAATAAACATCTCAACTGATCAAAAACGTATGTTAACATTTGTAGTTTTTCCCCACATAGTAAATGTGCGTTACTAACTATCTTATGCTCTCACATCGCTGCAGTCATGAATTTTAAATTAGACAGCAGATGAAAGGTGATCCAGCCTCTGTGTTCAAAACCaatagttttatttatttactgtgaATTGAAAGTTGAAATTCGAGATTTATAAAAGGCAAAAAATCCACATGTCACCAGATTAGTTTCGTAGCTAGTAGGAGATGAAATGCATCTTTTTTTCACACCAAGAAAACAGAAATTCTGTATATTCAATAAAATGTGACCACACATTTATCTTCAATACAGTTCTCTGGTAGTTACGAGAATATGCGTTAGTCTTATGTTCAATTATGTGTCAAAGATATAAAAGGTTCACCAGAATTTGTCGTAATCTTGTACACATGGAAACGGACTCTTTTATCCTTTCTTTGTTTGCCATTGAAGTCACCAATCATtctaaaattattgtaacatttATCATTAGAGTAGGATTCGCTTCAGAGAAAGACCTTCAACCTTTTATACTACTTCCCCAGTCTGCTGCGTTTGTGGATCCATATTAAAGTCCCTCGAATAATGATATTACATTTTCTCCAGGAAGTTAACACCGCGTATGGTCGCCTTTTGGAATCGCAAATATACGTGAATTCAAGGTAATTTCTTTCATCCCAAACTTTGTACAGCGGTGCTAGAGCTATAACTATGACTGTACTTATAAGTTTTCTTGAGAAAAGTTggaacaaaaaattaaatttctgttTAGAGACGTATAATGCCTTAAAGCTTGACCACGCACAATGATCATACACTGATGTAGTAGGTTTGTctcaaaacatcaaattataGAATTCTTAAATAAAGCCGTATTCTTAGCCATTTGTCTCTTTTATTTGCGCAAAGCGGTTCGATGTCGATAGCATATCTATAGTGTGTTGATTTCAAACACACAAACGACTGCCGCAAAGCGGACTTGAATGACCACATGCTGTTAGATACAAACAACCACTTGAAACGAAAATTGACAAATAGGCTAGTTTCATGCagttatttctttttcaaaacccCTCCAAAAACAACCGGCTACCAAACGTTGTAATTATTGGTGTTTGCATGGTTGTCATTTGCTATTGTCATGAATGACTAATGCGCGGacagtttttgacaaaatcgaGAAAACTTATCATTGAAAAACGATATTATTTCGATGTGGtatgaaatacaaaaaatggatttgtTTTGGCAACATTGCATATTGGAAATCTTAACAATCTTAGAGCGTTGATTAATTTTTACGTTTTCCTTTGAATGCGACAATGAATGTTTTATGAGTCAAGTGAGGGGTGTTCAGCACTGCAACATAAGATTATCTTAAAAGTAACGAATATATTCTGCACTTCAGGTCACAGGTTCAACATAGTTCAAGTCCTCAATATTCAGTCTTTCTTCTGGCATTGAGAATGAGAGTTTCATGGAATCAATTCAATGCGATGGGCTGGAGTTATTTTTTTCCTATTCCAAAGGTCTCTCTTTGCTCTTCTCAATTATTTGCATGTCATGCATGCGATCACAGACAATGACACAAACAATCCTTTTCCTTCGAAATTACCCAAAGTCGGGTGTCTAAAATAATTGATAAGATATAAGACACATTTCAAGAGTCGGATAATCGATttcattcattctttatttCATCATCCCAAGAGATGTgagataaaaatattcaatgtgCAACATGATGTCGCAATTAAGTGGTTCTCTAGCTGAGCCGAGAATGTCGTGTGGAAATATGTTTCTGAAGTCGAGGCTGTGTGATGAAGCGGTAGAAGTGAAGAGCAAATAAAttacttttttaaagttttcttggAAAGGAGGGTGTGGGGGAACGATCTGTTACGATGTAACTTATTTATACATTTGGTGGTTGCGCCTAGAGGAACAGAAAATTGTATCCTTTGGTACTAGAAGGTTAGAAACAAATGTAGGACAACACACTCACGTATCTTGCAGCCACCAAACTTTTGTTGAAGCAGTTCTTTGTATGCTGGCATGGGCTTTGTGGCCTGCCTCATTCTTGAGCtcagagaaaaacatgaaaCAGAAACACGTATAATGCAGTCAGGCAAGTAAAATTAGGCATGTcgtcatctacacaacaagacAGGAAATATGTCACTTTAGAAAAGTGTAGTCACAAATATTTGTGGCAGAAACCTGCTGGAAATTACGCAATAAAAAGACATTCATGCAATTTAATGACTGAAACCAAAGAAACATTGTGTTTTTCTAATTGACTCCTGATAGCGCTTGCTCATTGCGCTCGCTCATGTTTACTTAAATCACAGAATAAATCGAACTTATACACATGTTTAAAAATGACACATCAGTGGTAATTTATTGctaacaaaaacaataacatcAATGCAACAATAGTCTAAGGTAAATAATTACATGAATAGAGCATgtttaaataatgaaataaatattatcacTGTATGTTTTTTAAGAAAAATTACAGTCAAATTCACtctttgacaaaaatgcaactttgtatttgatttaaaaaaacacaTGTTTATTTGAAGAAATTAATTATATGAATACAAAGTTTGCAACATTGCATTTAATCTGCGCTATTCTGTAAAATGCTATTTCTCTCTAAATGTACCATAGGTTTTGTTCTGTGATCAACAGCTTAAGTTGTCAAAGTTTCACAGACAGACTTGGAAATACACTTTATTCTGTAGTTGTGTCGATGTATGTATAT
Above is a window of Ptychodera flava strain L36383 chromosome 19, AS_Pfla_20210202, whole genome shotgun sequence DNA encoding:
- the LOC139118678 gene encoding uncharacterized protein produces the protein MCGTRSVGLCPISTYVSCFGHEISHTLGLSHELTVCPNSIDLGFQSGGYYKFTECNRNELKGYMAEYRKPSSCLYDEPICQTTWPWPNYYNGEKVISGEVFTADVQCKAYYYGRSTGQCPWKTLDVQDFNDGDVCYMYCEMTDGSCEYWGKAIEGTPCGHGKVCLADTCVCVNESSCSSTGIGSKPKDVKYVPSVFEADNRDIAVEICQSQQGSLAKILNKDTNDHVISTIETYSQRNFRFHFDGRRYPEKGNEWSTVDDEKLTFFNWEPDEPNNSGGGQECLYLWEGLMQFSDLVCSSAAYYICQKDGKGECFTEALANDYRGMKSTTKQGYTCLKWTEHSHSKTPEAFPNRGLGDHNYCRNPDIDSGGAWCYISGGSKTWDYCDIGQPKQTCGGKDECYQDSNGNDYRGKVSKTEEGHICQKWTSQTPRKHSRTPEKYPNGGLGDHNYCRNPDNENGPWCYTVDGPRWGYCDVGKPGDCEKLGQVLEGKMVRLGETSTIVLTKPFSDSISDITVSFWVRSSGSNSAVPFAYSSPSAEDEFSVRNIGNMKMYVHGNSGDSSHCGANDGFWRHVTVTWQSSSGGWQFFKDGVTISTGDNFEKGHQLEAGGIMIIGRGQDKVSDAWSSGYIEGEITNFNAWNRKLTAEEIQNLAKACDGSVSGNLISWNGDDLGVQLSAPGSLPIEKAETCEPVLSGLEGKMIMFEGDFTIETSTTIPKLTQLTACFWLQSTYSNGGWFTYQTQGQYVMALWYDTELMVQNGDWKGVSTTVNDGNWHHVCVTWKSSGGEWQVFKDGVRATNGVGHGDGFELAAGGKFILGTSRQYEVKGNMAFFNVWDRVLTNEEVTGVKNACDGNDEGNLLSWKHGVISPPDQYTTNVNLCAD